A stretch of DNA from Candidatus Omnitrophota bacterium:
AGGGCCCATTCCCATTATACTTTGCAAAATTGACGGGAATATGTTATAAACAGCGGGTAAAATCTTATGGAAAAAACACTTTTTATCATTAAGCCGGATGCCGTGTGCGAAGCCCACACGGGCAAAATAATAGATATTGTCCTGAAAGAGGGCTTCATGATCCGGGCAGTGAAGATGACGCGCTTTAGCTGGGCCAAAGCCTCCAAATTTTACGCCGAGCACAAGGGAAAAGCTTTTTACGGGCCCCTAATAAAATTCATGACCTCAAATCCTGTCATAGCCATTGTCCTTGAGAGGGAAAACGCGGTCAAAAAACTCAGGGAAATAGTGGGAAAGACAAATCCCGCCGAGGCCGCGCGCGGAACAATCAGAAAGAAATACGCCCGCGACGGCAGGCATAACGCGGTGCACGCCAGCGACTCCCTTTCTTCGGCGAAGAGGGAAATCCCCTTTTTTTTCAAAGCTTCTGAAATAAAAGACTGGAAATACATAGATTACCCCGTGATTAAATGACAATGCCTGAGCATCAAGAATCGCAAGAGCACGCCGCGGCGCACCCGCCATCCGGCACGGCAGGCTTTCAGCGGGAGACGCAACGCCCCGCCATGGCGGATGCGACACTTCGGCCTCGCTTGAAGTCGGCGAATGCTTCGATAAATTTAATCCTCAACTGCGGCTCGTCGTCGCTGAAATACAAGGTCTTTGAATCCGGAACTGAGAACTGCCTGACAGGCGGCCTTGTAGAGAGAATCGGCGCGCCGGACGCCGTGATAACGCATAAGGCCTGCAACGGGAATCCTCTTGACAGAATTTCCGGAGAAGTGAAGAATCACAGCGCCGCTATAAGCATGGTGCTTGAAAGGATTCTGGGGGCGGGCGGTTTTAGCAAAAAACAGCTGAAAGCTGTCGGCCACAGGGTTGTCCACGGCGGAAAATATTCCGAGCCCGTCGTGGTGAATGACGAGGTCAAGCAGTATCTGAAAGAGGTGACATTTGAACTTGCCCCGCTGCACAATCCTTTTAACTTTGAAGGCATCGCCGCCGCTGAGAAAAATCTGCCCGGCGTGCCGAATGTGGCCGTTTTTGACACGGCCTTTCATCAGACGATACCTGATTTCGCCTACATGTACGCTCTGCCTTACAGATATTACACAAAACACCTCGTGAGGAAATACGGTTTTCACGGCACATCCCATCAACATGTCTCGCTGAGGGCCGCGGAGATGCTGAAAAAACCGCTTTCCAAAACAAAGCTCGTTACCTGCCATCTGGGCAACGGCGCGTCGCTGGCCGCTGTCAGAAACGGGAAGTGCGAAGACACTTCCATGGGTTACACGCCGCTGGAAGGCGTTATGATGGGCACGCGATGCGGCGACATAGACCCTGCGGCGGTGCTGCACGTGATGATGTGCGAAGAGCTCTCCATGCATGATATGGACACGATTTTAAACAGGCAGAGCGGCCTGGTGGGAGTCAGCGGCATCTCAAACGATCTGAGGGATATAATCAAAGCCGCCGACGACGGGAATGAAAGGGCGGCCCTCGCTTTCAAAATGTACTGCTACAGGATAAAAAAATACATAGGCGCTTACATAACGCTGCTCAACGGCGCGGACGCTATCGTTTTTACCGCCGGAGTGGGAGAGAATTCGCCCCCTGTGCGCGCGGAGGTCTTGAAAAATCTGGAAAATATTGGAATAATAACCGACCCTGTTTTGAACAGGGCAATGATTTCGGGCCGCGAAGGCGAAATAAGTTCGGCATCGTCCCCGGTAAAAGTCTTTGTCATAGCTACGGATGAGGAGCTGATGATAAGCAGGCTTGCGGATAAAATGACTTGACTTTTCAAGTCGGGAGGAAAATAAAATGGCAAATCCTAAAAGGAAGACTTCTAAGGCGAAACAGCGCAGGCGCAGGGCGAGCTGGATGAGCAGCGGCGATGTGACCGTCGCCAGATGTCCCCAGTGCAAAAAGCTGATAAAACCCCACACGGTGTGTCAGTACTGCGGCTTTTATAAGGGCAAAAAAGAGGTCACGACAAAAGAAGAGATCAGAGAAACTAAAAGAGTGAAAGAAAATGGCTAATATAATCCTTGACGCTATGGGCGGCGATAACGCCCCCGCCGCTCAGGTAGCCGGCGCTGTCGCTGCTCTTGATGAAGTGCAGGCGGATATATATTTATCCGGCCGCAGTGACGAAATTGAAAAACTTCTGGACGGTTTCACGCATCCGCGTCTTCATATTCTGCACGCTTCAGAAGTGATAGAGATGGGCGACAAGCCCGTTGTGGCCTGCAGGAAGCATCCCGATTCAAGCCTGATGGTGGGGATGAGATTCACAAAAGAGCGGGAAAATTCGGTTTTTATAAGCGCAGGAAATTCCGGCGCGGTTATGACCGCGGCCGTGATGGTGCTTGAAAGGATTCCCGGGATAATCAGGCCCGCAATAGCTGTCGTGACTCCCGGAATCAAGCATCCCTTTGTGCTGCTGGACGCCGGGGCCAACACAAACTGTTCGTGGCAGCAGCTCTGCCAGTTCGCGGTCATGGGCAGCATTTGCGCGGAATTGATCCTGAAAAAAAGCAATCCGAAAATAGGGCTTCTTTCAAACGGCAGTGAGCAAGGGAAGGGAACGGACGCTGTGGTGGCCGCCAACAAGTCGCTGGTTGAGACAGGGCTCAATTTCACGGGCAACATAGAGGGAAACGATATTTTTAACGGTGTCTGCGACTGCATAGTCTGCGACGGTTTTGTGGGCAACATAATATTGAAGGCCGTCGAGGGCCTGGGCACGGCGCTGAAACACAGCGTGAGTTCGGGTTCGCGTTTCAAGATTTTTGGCAAGATAGCCCAGAGAGTCATGAAAAAGATCTTTATGAAATTTGATTACACCGAATACGGGGCGACATATTTGCTTGGCCTTAAAGAGAGCGTTCTGGTCACGCACGGCGTGGCGAACGCGAAGGCCATAACAAACGCCATTATCGCCGCTGAAAACGAGATGAATGTGGGAATAAATAAAAAGATCGCCGTTGAAATCAATAAATACGCGGCGGTGCTGAATTTATAATGGTGAAAAATTACGCTGTTGTTTTTCCGGGACAGGGCGTGCAGGGGATAGGTATGTCCCGCGACTTATACGGCAAATACCCTCAGGCCGCTCACACTCTGGATTATGCCTGCCAGATCC
This window harbors:
- a CDS encoding acetate kinase, producing the protein MADATLRPRLKSANASINLILNCGSSSLKYKVFESGTENCLTGGLVERIGAPDAVITHKACNGNPLDRISGEVKNHSAAISMVLERILGAGGFSKKQLKAVGHRVVHGGKYSEPVVVNDEVKQYLKEVTFELAPLHNPFNFEGIAAAEKNLPGVPNVAVFDTAFHQTIPDFAYMYALPYRYYTKHLVRKYGFHGTSHQHVSLRAAEMLKKPLSKTKLVTCHLGNGASLAAVRNGKCEDTSMGYTPLEGVMMGTRCGDIDPAAVLHVMMCEELSMHDMDTILNRQSGLVGVSGISNDLRDIIKAADDGNERAALAFKMYCYRIKKYIGAYITLLNGADAIVFTAGVGENSPPVRAEVLKNLENIGIITDPVLNRAMISGREGEISSASSPVKVFVIATDEELMISRLADKMT
- a CDS encoding 50S ribosomal protein L32; the encoded protein is MANPKRKTSKAKQRRRRASWMSSGDVTVARCPQCKKLIKPHTVCQYCGFYKGKKEVTTKEEIRETKRVKENG
- a CDS encoding nucleoside-diphosphate kinase; the protein is MEKTLFIIKPDAVCEAHTGKIIDIVLKEGFMIRAVKMTRFSWAKASKFYAEHKGKAFYGPLIKFMTSNPVIAIVLERENAVKKLREIVGKTNPAEAARGTIRKKYARDGRHNAVHASDSLSSAKREIPFFFKASEIKDWKYIDYPVIK
- the plsX gene encoding phosphate acyltransferase PlsX: MANIILDAMGGDNAPAAQVAGAVAALDEVQADIYLSGRSDEIEKLLDGFTHPRLHILHASEVIEMGDKPVVACRKHPDSSLMVGMRFTKERENSVFISAGNSGAVMTAAVMVLERIPGIIRPAIAVVTPGIKHPFVLLDAGANTNCSWQQLCQFAVMGSICAELILKKSNPKIGLLSNGSEQGKGTDAVVAANKSLVETGLNFTGNIEGNDIFNGVCDCIVCDGFVGNIILKAVEGLGTALKHSVSSGSRFKIFGKIAQRVMKKIFMKFDYTEYGATYLLGLKESVLVTHGVANAKAITNAIIAAENEMNVGINKKIAVEINKYAAVLNL